The following proteins are encoded in a genomic region of Methylobacterium tardum:
- a CDS encoding chemotaxis protein: MRVTRIGRTLPVVLGLLTTAIANPVAAEPASASVAVARPGQPAPSGPVPAVPPVPEPSARKGTPVEWVRTLQLLQDRVAAGSLAAHASQPVLIARINADLLSAPPEVWADRHNLRSAITFALSGGGPAILRNLTARDGIGEPEATLARGALAYIEGREAEANRLLRDVDTADLPPTLAGAVGLTQASLTVTENPNRAIILLDGVRLLVPGTLAEEGALRREIFALGQLGELKKFEALAIQYLRRFPHSIYAGNFRQRLAYQLTQFDVGQDEERFAVLNRILNELGPESRRDLYLLIARTAIQQGKTASALLAADKALALCAPGSPEAMQGRLYRAAAEIVNLTTFQSGLQALRSLDRAKLTARDVILLDTALSTAEEIGRGLTGRPGLPEANLATAKPAQAVAESAGEPASLIPKAQATIDRIDLLLSKASP, encoded by the coding sequence ATGAGGGTGACCAGGATCGGGCGGACCCTGCCGGTTGTTCTCGGCCTGCTCACCACGGCGATCGCCAATCCGGTCGCCGCGGAACCGGCCTCCGCGTCGGTTGCCGTTGCGCGGCCGGGCCAGCCCGCACCGTCAGGCCCCGTGCCGGCTGTGCCCCCTGTTCCCGAGCCGTCGGCGCGGAAGGGCACGCCTGTGGAGTGGGTGCGCACGCTGCAATTGCTGCAGGATCGCGTGGCAGCCGGGTCGCTGGCCGCTCACGCGAGCCAGCCCGTGCTGATCGCCCGGATCAACGCGGATCTCCTGAGCGCACCGCCCGAGGTCTGGGCCGACCGTCACAACCTCCGGTCGGCAATCACGTTCGCTCTCAGCGGCGGCGGCCCGGCGATCCTGCGGAACCTCACCGCGCGGGACGGAATCGGCGAGCCCGAGGCGACGCTCGCGCGCGGCGCACTCGCCTATATCGAGGGCCGGGAGGCCGAAGCGAATCGGCTGCTCAGGGATGTCGACACGGCGGATCTGCCGCCGACGCTAGCTGGGGCGGTCGGGCTCACACAGGCCTCGCTGACGGTGACCGAGAACCCGAACCGGGCCATCATCCTGCTCGACGGCGTCCGCCTGCTGGTGCCGGGGACCCTGGCCGAGGAAGGAGCCCTGCGTCGCGAGATCTTCGCCCTCGGGCAGCTCGGCGAGCTGAAGAAGTTCGAGGCGTTGGCGATCCAATACCTGCGCCGGTTCCCACACTCGATTTATGCGGGCAATTTTCGGCAGCGCCTCGCCTATCAGTTAACCCAGTTCGATGTCGGGCAGGATGAGGAGCGCTTCGCGGTCCTCAACAGGATCCTGAACGAGCTCGGTCCGGAGAGCCGGCGGGACCTCTACCTGCTGATTGCCCGGACGGCGATCCAACAGGGTAAGACGGCCTCGGCTCTCCTGGCTGCCGACAAGGCCCTGGCGCTCTGCGCGCCCGGAAGTCCGGAGGCGATGCAGGGCCGGCTCTATCGAGCCGCCGCCGAGATCGTGAATCTCACGACGTTTCAATCCGGGCTCCAGGCTCTGAGGAGTCTCGACAGGGCCAAGCTGACGGCCCGCGACGTCATCCTCCTCGATACGGCCCTGTCGACGGCCGAGGAGATCGGACGCGGGCTGACCGGACGGCCCGGTCTGCCGGAAGCCAACCTCGCCACCGCGAAGCCGGCGCAGGCCGTTGCGGAATCTGCTGGCGAGCCCGCGAGCCTGATCCCGAAAGCGCAAGCCACAATCGACCGGATTGATCTGCTCCTCAGTAAGGCAAGCCCGTGA
- the fliF gene encoding flagellar basal-body MS-ring/collar protein FliF — MPGREHLEKLWHNVLELGPRRLIALGLVGLTVFLAVGLGAYYLSRPLRETLYSGLSRDDVSRMGSVLKDAGIPFDVSADGTAVLVSYGQTAQARMLLAEKGLPQSGKSGYELFNDLGSLGLTSFMQDITRVRALEGEIARTIQTLKGVKAARVHIVMPDPGSFRREQQPASASVVVRTEPANDPSVAPAIRQLVAAAIPGMKPDKVTVLNTDGTVLLAGDDSTTAPAGRLASLEQTVNREIQDNIRRTLTPYLGPNNFEVSVVARLNTDKTKTDETIFNPDQKVERSLRTVKETESAQNRAPQRPTTAQQNLPDQRVRAEGTESSNSESQRREELSNFEISSKTVSTVSDGYSVKNLSVAVLVNRSRLESLAGGAKDGTRVEIEPKVAEIEQLVASASGFNKARGDQIKVAAVSFVNDGQPLAPVPALGFGDALMRQSGTLINAATILIVGCLLIWFGLRPAVNAILARPPEIGTELALATSAAEGAFDMAQTEQSAAANTNLIEDLTDQMARSPIRKLEQLVDLDEEQVANILKQWLTREEAA, encoded by the coding sequence ATGCCCGGTCGCGAGCACCTCGAGAAGCTTTGGCACAACGTCCTGGAGCTGGGTCCGAGACGCCTGATCGCCCTCGGGCTGGTCGGCCTCACGGTGTTCCTGGCGGTTGGCCTCGGCGCCTATTATCTCAGCCGACCCCTGCGCGAGACCCTCTATTCCGGCCTCAGCCGAGACGACGTGAGCCGGATGGGCTCCGTGCTCAAGGATGCCGGCATCCCGTTCGACGTCAGCGCGGACGGCACGGCGGTGCTGGTCAGCTACGGGCAGACCGCGCAGGCCCGCATGCTGCTGGCCGAGAAGGGCCTGCCGCAGAGCGGCAAGTCCGGCTACGAGCTCTTCAACGATCTGGGCTCCCTCGGCCTGACCTCGTTCATGCAGGACATCACCCGGGTCCGCGCCCTGGAGGGCGAGATTGCCCGGACGATCCAGACGCTCAAGGGCGTCAAGGCGGCGCGGGTCCATATCGTGATGCCGGATCCCGGCTCGTTCCGCCGCGAGCAGCAGCCCGCCTCGGCCTCGGTGGTGGTCCGCACCGAACCCGCCAACGACCCCTCGGTGGCGCCGGCCATCCGCCAGCTCGTCGCGGCCGCCATCCCGGGCATGAAGCCCGACAAGGTCACCGTGCTCAACACCGATGGGACGGTCCTACTCGCCGGGGACGACAGCACCACCGCGCCGGCCGGCCGCTTGGCGAGCCTCGAGCAGACGGTCAATCGGGAGATCCAGGACAACATCCGCCGGACGCTCACCCCTTATCTCGGTCCGAACAATTTCGAGGTCAGCGTGGTGGCGCGGCTGAACACCGACAAGACCAAGACCGACGAGACGATCTTCAATCCCGACCAGAAGGTCGAGCGCTCGCTGCGGACCGTCAAGGAAACGGAGAGCGCGCAGAACCGCGCGCCGCAGAGGCCGACCACGGCCCAGCAGAACCTGCCGGATCAGCGCGTCCGCGCCGAGGGAACCGAGAGCTCGAACTCCGAGAGCCAGCGCCGCGAGGAGCTGTCCAATTTCGAGATCTCCTCCAAGACGGTCTCGACCGTCAGCGACGGCTATTCCGTGAAGAACCTCTCGGTCGCCGTGCTGGTCAACCGGTCCAGGCTGGAATCGCTCGCGGGCGGCGCCAAGGATGGAACCCGGGTCGAGATCGAGCCCAAGGTCGCCGAGATCGAGCAACTGGTCGCTTCGGCATCCGGCTTCAACAAGGCACGGGGCGATCAGATCAAGGTGGCGGCCGTCAGCTTCGTGAACGACGGCCAGCCCCTCGCTCCCGTCCCGGCTCTCGGGTTCGGGGACGCGCTGATGCGCCAGTCCGGCACGCTGATCAACGCGGCCACGATCCTCATCGTGGGGTGCCTGCTGATCTGGTTCGGCCTGCGCCCGGCGGTCAACGCGATCCTCGCCCGTCCGCCGGAGATCGGAACGGAGCTCGCCCTCGCGACATCGGCCGCCGAGGGTGCATTCGACATGGCGCAGACGGAGCAGAGTGCGGCGGCGAATACCAACCTCATCGAGGATCTGACGGATCAGATGGCGCGCTCGCCGATCCGCAAGCTGGAGCAGCTGGTTGATCTCGACGAGGAGCAGGTCGCCAATATCCTGAAGCAGTGGCTGACTCGCGAAGAGGCTGCGTGA
- a CDS encoding flagellin, translating to MSSLFTNTAAMTALTTLKITNQDLERSSNRVSTGLKVATAADNAAYWSIATTIRADNGSLNAVRDSIGLGLATVNSAVNGLEQVKNTFLDLKNKLTAALSPSVDRNKIQSEINARQTDLKTSATSATLNGESWLATDSGAGNFSADRKIVASFTRVQGQISVGTVTVNIDETKLYDAKAATGAAAGTTGAQAYSTAGATAAINTWTTAQNNWAAAQATFAASDFGATAVATRDAAKVAYDNAAASYQTSVATINKGATAGVDGKGGILDKNWAVTGADEKGFNHAYELSVDKIDISPIQNSDLSKLRAYVNMADKVLTAITDVATKLGAVQSLIQSQSNYVDTLIKNNEKSIGILVDAGMEDESTKLKALQVQQQLGIQSLTIANQSTQQILSLFRS from the coding sequence ATGTCGAGCCTGTTCACCAATACCGCCGCGATGACGGCGCTCACCACGCTCAAGATCACCAACCAGGATCTCGAGCGGTCCAGCAACCGCGTCTCGACCGGCCTGAAGGTGGCCACCGCCGCCGACAACGCCGCCTACTGGTCGATCGCCACCACCATCCGCGCCGACAACGGCTCGCTGAACGCCGTTCGAGATTCGATCGGTCTGGGCCTCGCCACCGTCAACTCCGCGGTCAACGGCCTCGAGCAGGTCAAGAACACGTTCCTGGATCTCAAGAACAAGCTAACCGCCGCGCTCAGCCCGAGCGTGGACCGGAACAAGATCCAGTCCGAAATCAATGCCCGCCAGACCGACCTGAAGACCTCGGCCACCAGCGCGACGCTGAACGGCGAATCATGGCTCGCCACCGATTCGGGCGCCGGCAACTTCTCGGCCGATCGGAAGATCGTCGCGTCCTTCACCCGCGTCCAGGGCCAGATCTCGGTCGGCACCGTCACGGTCAATATCGACGAGACCAAGCTCTACGACGCCAAGGCGGCGACGGGTGCGGCGGCCGGCACCACCGGCGCCCAAGCGTACAGCACCGCGGGCGCGACGGCTGCGATCAACACCTGGACTACCGCCCAGAATAACTGGGCCGCGGCCCAGGCGACCTTCGCGGCGAGCGATTTCGGCGCGACCGCCGTGGCAACCCGCGACGCTGCGAAGGTCGCCTACGACAACGCAGCGGCGAGCTATCAGACCTCGGTTGCGACCATCAACAAGGGTGCGACCGCGGGCGTCGACGGCAAGGGCGGCATCCTCGACAAGAACTGGGCGGTCACCGGCGCCGACGAGAAGGGCTTCAACCACGCCTACGAACTCTCCGTCGACAAGATCGACATCTCGCCGATCCAGAACAGCGACCTCTCGAAGCTGCGCGCCTACGTCAACATGGCCGACAAGGTGCTGACCGCCATCACCGACGTCGCCACCAAGCTCGGCGCCGTGCAGAGCCTGATCCAGTCGCAGTCGAACTACGTCGACACGCTGATCAAGAACAACGAGAAGAGCATCGGCATCCTGGTGGACGCCGGCATGGAAGACGAGTCGACCAAGCTCAAGGCCCTCCAGGTCCAGCAGCAGCTCGGCATCCAGTCGCTCACGATCGCCAACCAGAGCACGCAGCAGATCCTCAGCCTGTTCCGGTCGTAA
- the fliP gene encoding flagellar type III secretion system pore protein FliP (The bacterial flagellar biogenesis protein FliP forms a type III secretion system (T3SS)-type pore required for flagellar assembly.), whose product MRRVFLASPLLLVATAASAQGFSLDQVLPPGNGSASGRMIQLIALMTVLSIAPGLLVMVTSFTRFVVALSFLRSGLGLQSAPANLVLISLSLFMTFYVMGPTFDRAWQDGVRPLTENRITEEEAFAKVTAPFRDFMLAHVRPKDLDTFADIASANLSKAPDGGRTDLRILIPAFMISELRRGFEIGFLIALPFLVIDLVVAVLVMSMGMMMLPPTAISLPFKILFFVLIDGWNLLISGLVRSYL is encoded by the coding sequence CTGCGTCGCGTATTTCTGGCGAGCCCGTTGCTCCTCGTCGCCACGGCTGCGAGCGCCCAGGGCTTCAGCCTCGACCAAGTGCTGCCCCCCGGGAACGGGTCGGCCAGCGGGCGGATGATCCAGCTCATCGCGCTGATGACCGTCCTGTCGATCGCGCCGGGCCTCCTGGTCATGGTGACGAGCTTCACCCGATTCGTCGTCGCGCTCTCCTTCCTGCGCTCGGGGCTCGGATTGCAGAGCGCCCCGGCGAATCTGGTGCTCATCAGCCTGTCGCTGTTCATGACCTTCTACGTCATGGGGCCGACCTTCGACCGCGCGTGGCAGGACGGCGTCCGGCCGCTCACCGAGAACCGGATCACCGAGGAGGAGGCGTTCGCCAAGGTGACGGCGCCGTTCCGGGACTTCATGCTGGCGCATGTCCGCCCGAAGGATCTCGATACCTTCGCGGACATCGCATCGGCGAATCTCTCCAAAGCGCCGGATGGCGGCAGGACCGATCTGAGGATTCTGATCCCGGCCTTCATGATCTCGGAACTGCGTCGCGGCTTCGAGATCGGGTTCCTGATCGCGCTGCCCTTCCTGGTCATCGACTTGGTCGTCGCCGTGCTGGTCATGTCCATGGGCATGATGATGCTGCCACCGACCGCGATTTCGCTCCCGTTCAAAATCTTATTTTTTGTACTCATTGACGGATGGAACCTACTGATAAGCGGGCTTGTCCGCTCGTATCTGTAA
- a CDS encoding flagellar basal body-associated FliL family protein, with the protein MASDKAARSAVLRWLLLLAMLTVLAVGVGGASGLYMIAKVEKAVDERKKAEEEQVQRVATYDAGSTLTHLGTVVTNLASPSDVWIRLESSVVVKTGTFTNPEAMAAEIRQDILGYLRTLSIAQIEGPSGLSHLREDLTERVQVRSKGRPATSSSKRSSSSRAAGRRPVRGPRRRTSGPVTPCCVAYFWRARCSSSPRLRAPRASASTKCCPPGTGRPAGG; encoded by the coding sequence ATGGCCTCCGACAAAGCCGCCCGAAGCGCCGTGCTCCGCTGGCTGCTCCTCCTCGCGATGCTCACCGTCCTGGCGGTCGGGGTCGGGGGGGCGAGCGGCCTCTACATGATCGCGAAGGTCGAGAAGGCCGTGGACGAGCGGAAGAAGGCCGAGGAGGAACAGGTCCAACGGGTGGCCACTTACGATGCGGGCTCCACGCTGACCCATCTCGGCACCGTGGTGACGAATCTGGCGAGCCCCAGCGATGTCTGGATCCGCCTCGAATCATCGGTCGTCGTGAAGACCGGGACGTTCACCAATCCCGAGGCCATGGCCGCCGAGATCCGCCAGGACATCCTCGGTTACCTGCGGACGCTGTCGATCGCTCAGATCGAAGGGCCGAGCGGCCTGAGCCATCTGCGAGAGGACCTGACCGAGCGGGTCCAGGTCCGGAGCAAGGGCCGGCCCGCGACTTCTTCATCGAAACGCTCGTCGTCCAGTAGGGCGGCCGGCCGGCGTCCCGTCCGCGGGCCTCGCCGACGAACATCAGGACCGGTCACGCCATGCTGCGTCGCGTATTTCTGGCGAGCCCGTTGCTCCTCGTCGCCACGGCTGCGAGCGCCCAGGGCTTCAGCCTCGACCAAGTGCTGCCCCCCGGGAACGGGTCGGCCAGCGGGCGGATGA
- the flgH gene encoding flagellar basal body L-ring protein FlgH produces MKRLAAIAALTTLGACATPVQEIGRAPALSPVGLGIDPNHDTVPPLYVASQAQGYHSTWAQQSADLFQDPRAKNVGDVLTVLIAMNDKAQFDNATDRSRDSRAKSSVDLQFDLFGLTPESKNHYEVNGNSSTKGQGTIDRKEQLRLSVAAVVTHVFPNGNMLISGSQEVRVNFEVRVLNIAGIVRPRDISRRNTIDYDKIAEARVSYGGRGRLMEVQQPGVVQQVYDLVSPF; encoded by the coding sequence ATGAAGCGGCTGGCCGCCATCGCGGCGCTCACGACCCTCGGGGCCTGCGCGACCCCCGTCCAAGAGATCGGCCGGGCACCGGCCCTGAGCCCGGTGGGCCTCGGTATCGATCCGAACCACGACACCGTGCCGCCGCTCTACGTGGCGTCGCAGGCGCAGGGCTACCACTCGACCTGGGCCCAGCAGAGCGCCGACCTGTTTCAGGACCCGCGCGCGAAGAATGTCGGTGACGTGCTGACCGTGCTCATCGCGATGAACGACAAGGCGCAGTTCGACAACGCCACCGACCGGTCCCGCGATTCGCGGGCCAAGTCGAGCGTCGACCTGCAGTTCGACCTCTTCGGCCTCACGCCGGAATCGAAGAACCATTACGAGGTCAACGGTAATTCATCGACCAAGGGGCAGGGCACGATCGACCGCAAGGAACAGCTGCGGCTCTCCGTGGCCGCGGTCGTCACGCATGTCTTCCCCAACGGCAACATGCTGATCAGCGGCTCGCAGGAGGTGCGGGTCAACTTCGAGGTCCGCGTCCTCAACATCGCCGGCATTGTCCGGCCGCGCGACATCTCCCGCCGGAACACGATCGACTACGACAAGATCGCGGAGGCGCGGGTCTCCTACGGTGGCCGCGGGCGTCTCATGGAAGTCCAGCAGCCCGGGGTCGTCCAGCAGGTCTACGACCTCGTCTCTCCGTTCTGA
- a CDS encoding MotE family protein: MTRPAHRRRLVGGGLPGWLGLAFAAAALLPGSRAEAQQKPAEPTKAEDGRPAQYCAGIANAAADARFTWQKEALTALAKDVEVRIGQLEAKRAEYEEWLRRRQAFLAKADESVTAIYAKMRPEAASQQLTAMDSEAAAAILTRLDARTASAILNEMEPGRAARLANVITNTPPKKPAPSRLDDTSKASPEPRSDEGERRPQDSEKSG; the protein is encoded by the coding sequence ATGACCCGTCCGGCTCACAGGCGCCGTCTCGTCGGAGGCGGCCTGCCCGGCTGGCTCGGGCTTGCCTTCGCGGCGGCCGCTCTGCTGCCGGGCTCCCGGGCGGAGGCCCAGCAGAAGCCGGCCGAGCCGACCAAGGCGGAGGACGGCCGGCCGGCGCAGTACTGTGCCGGCATCGCCAACGCCGCCGCCGACGCCCGCTTCACATGGCAGAAGGAAGCGCTGACCGCGCTCGCCAAGGATGTCGAGGTGCGCATCGGCCAGCTGGAGGCCAAGCGTGCCGAGTACGAGGAGTGGCTCCGGCGCCGGCAGGCCTTCCTCGCGAAGGCGGACGAGAGCGTCACGGCGATCTACGCCAAGATGCGGCCCGAGGCGGCGTCGCAGCAGCTGACCGCCATGGACAGCGAGGCCGCCGCCGCCATCCTGACCCGCCTCGACGCGCGGACCGCCAGCGCCATCCTGAACGAGATGGAGCCCGGGCGGGCCGCGCGCCTCGCCAACGTCATCACCAACACGCCCCCGAAGAAGCCGGCGCCGTCCAGGCTTGACGATACATCCAAGGCGTCGCCCGAGCCGCGCTCGGACGAGGGGGAGCGCCGCCCGCAGGACAGCGAGAAATCAGGATGA
- the flgI gene encoding flagellar basal body P-ring protein FlgI, with product MRRLILALLAGLALWPAPAAATRIKDIASLQGVRDNQIVGYGLVTGLQSTGDTLRNSQFTEQSLQSMLDRLGINVRDQRLRTRNVAAVMVTANLPAYVEPGSRVDVAVNSMGDATSLRGGTLLMTPLSGGDGQVYAVAQGALVVSGFSVTGQAESLVSGVATAARIPNGALVEHAVAGTFSELPGMALELKNPDFHTAVLISDAINAYTLQKYGRRAASPRDYRTVVLSRPGHVGRTRFMAEIGELQVQPDIPAKVVIDQRTGTVVIGRNVQVSTVAVSHGDLTVRITETPQVSQPAPFSDGQTTVVPRTDIEAGERMARLAIVSGPDLQTLIRGLNNVGMKPTDVIAILQAVKTAGALQAELVIQ from the coding sequence ATGCGCCGGCTGATCCTCGCTCTCCTGGCCGGTCTCGCGCTCTGGCCGGCACCCGCGGCGGCGACGCGCATCAAGGACATCGCGTCGCTCCAGGGGGTGCGCGATAACCAGATCGTCGGCTACGGGCTCGTCACCGGCCTGCAGAGCACCGGCGACACCCTGCGGAACTCGCAGTTCACCGAACAATCCCTGCAATCGATGCTCGATCGGCTGGGCATCAATGTGCGCGACCAGCGGCTGCGGACCCGAAACGTCGCGGCCGTGATGGTGACGGCCAATCTCCCGGCCTATGTCGAGCCGGGCTCGCGCGTCGATGTCGCCGTGAACTCCATGGGTGACGCGACCTCCCTGCGCGGCGGCACGCTGCTGATGACGCCCCTATCTGGGGGCGACGGGCAGGTCTACGCCGTGGCGCAGGGCGCCCTCGTCGTTTCCGGCTTCAGCGTCACGGGTCAAGCGGAATCGCTGGTCTCCGGTGTGGCGACGGCAGCCCGCATCCCCAATGGGGCCCTGGTCGAACACGCGGTCGCCGGCACGTTCAGCGAGCTGCCCGGCATGGCGCTCGAGCTGAAGAATCCGGACTTCCACACCGCGGTCCTGATCTCCGACGCCATCAACGCCTACACGCTGCAGAAATATGGACGGCGCGCGGCGAGCCCGCGCGACTACCGCACCGTGGTCCTGTCCCGCCCCGGCCATGTCGGGCGGACGCGGTTCATGGCCGAGATCGGCGAGCTGCAGGTCCAGCCCGACATCCCCGCGAAGGTGGTGATCGACCAGCGGACCGGAACCGTGGTCATCGGCCGGAATGTCCAAGTCTCCACCGTTGCGGTGAGCCATGGCGACCTGACGGTGCGCATCACCGAGACGCCGCAGGTGTCGCAGCCCGCGCCGTTCTCCGATGGGCAGACCACGGTCGTGCCCCGCACCGACATCGAGGCCGGCGAGCGGATGGCGCGCCTCGCCATTGTCTCGGGACCCGACCTGCAGACGCTGATTCGCGGCCTGAACAATGTCGGGATGAAGCCCACGGACGTGATCGCCATCCTCCAGGCGGTCAAGACAGCGGGCGCCTTGCAGGCGGAGCTGGTGATCCAATGA
- the flgA gene encoding flagellar basal body P-ring formation chaperone FlgA: MRIAAWKAWALGAAGLPFAFAASLAAGPAAAAEQVLLVPVATIYAGDVIKPTMLRDQAFPESYKPRQPVADTAARVVGRIARRTLLPGETIPAIALEEAKLVTRGAPTVIVFEEHGVTISTLGTALANAAVNEAVSVRNTATGRVVQGIVLQDGRVRTGQP, from the coding sequence GTGAGGATCGCGGCGTGGAAAGCCTGGGCGCTGGGCGCCGCCGGCTTGCCGTTCGCGTTTGCGGCCAGCTTGGCGGCCGGTCCGGCCGCCGCGGCCGAGCAGGTGCTGCTGGTGCCGGTCGCGACGATCTACGCGGGCGACGTCATCAAGCCGACGATGCTGCGCGATCAGGCTTTCCCGGAGAGCTACAAGCCGCGTCAGCCGGTCGCCGACACGGCGGCGCGCGTGGTCGGCCGAATCGCGCGGCGAACGCTCCTGCCGGGCGAGACGATTCCCGCCATCGCCCTGGAAGAGGCGAAGCTCGTGACCCGCGGCGCGCCGACCGTGATCGTCTTCGAGGAGCACGGCGTCACGATCTCGACGCTGGGCACTGCCCTGGCCAATGCGGCCGTGAACGAAGCGGTCAGCGTGCGGAACACCGCTACGGGGCGGGTTGTCCAGGGCATCGTCCTGCAGGACGGCCGCGTGCGGACGGGACAGCCGTGA